A portion of the Vibrio coralliirubri genome contains these proteins:
- a CDS encoding ISNCY family transposase: MSEKDIHRFKVLTDVREKRLRQVDAAIILNLSARHIRRLVNKLVSLGAQSLTHAARGRPSNRRYSEHFRIEILKLIREHYSDFSPTFALEKLTERHNLSVSKETLRQWMIADGLWLPHSQRKPRVYQPRYRRDCLGELIQIDGSHHDWFEGRSDKCCLLVFIDDATGRLMNLRFSETESAFDYMLTTREYLNEHGKPIAFYSDKHSIFRVNQEKHKQVGQTQYGRVLKELAIELICANSSQAKGRVERANLTLQDRLVKEMRLQGIDTIEQANAWLPYFIADFNHRFAKPAQYPKDMHRPVRESKQELDDIFSWQETRKLSKSLTFQYDKVIYLIEPTEENSRLAHEHVKILDYPNGEIAIQYGHRKLEFKTFDKLEHVQQTQIVDNKRLGQVLKFAQQQQEEFEQQQQRTRSKKAPKRRAQQRALQTAPRAINPVLTEPFKASSRKT; this comes from the coding sequence ATGAGTGAAAAAGATATTCATCGATTCAAGGTGCTTACTGACGTACGTGAAAAACGACTACGCCAAGTTGACGCCGCTATAATTTTGAATCTGTCTGCGCGCCATATCCGACGTTTGGTGAACAAACTGGTCTCTCTTGGTGCTCAAAGTCTTACACACGCAGCGCGTGGACGCCCAAGTAATCGACGCTACTCAGAACATTTCAGAATTGAAATACTGAAACTTATCCGTGAGCATTACTCTGACTTCTCACCAACGTTCGCTCTGGAAAAACTGACTGAACGACACAATCTATCCGTCTCTAAAGAAACACTCCGTCAATGGATGATCGCCGACGGACTGTGGCTTCCACATTCACAACGCAAACCTCGAGTCTATCAGCCTCGTTACCGTCGTGATTGCTTGGGTGAACTTATCCAAATTGACGGCTCCCATCATGACTGGTTTGAAGGCCGCAGCGACAAATGCTGCCTATTGGTGTTCATTGATGATGCGACTGGCCGTTTGATGAACCTAAGATTCAGCGAGACAGAATCCGCATTTGACTACATGTTGACCACGCGTGAATACCTCAATGAGCACGGTAAACCCATCGCATTTTACAGTGACAAGCACTCAATTTTTCGAGTGAATCAGGAGAAACACAAACAAGTTGGCCAAACTCAATACGGGCGCGTGCTGAAAGAACTGGCCATAGAACTCATCTGTGCCAACAGCTCCCAAGCCAAAGGCCGCGTTGAGCGAGCCAACCTCACGCTGCAAGACCGACTGGTTAAAGAGATGCGCTTACAAGGTATCGACACCATCGAACAAGCCAACGCCTGGCTTCCCTACTTCATCGCCGATTTTAACCATCGCTTTGCTAAGCCCGCTCAATACCCAAAAGACATGCATCGCCCGGTTCGAGAGTCCAAGCAAGAACTCGACGATATTTTCAGTTGGCAAGAAACCCGCAAGCTCTCAAAGTCGCTGACATTTCAATACGATAAAGTGATTTATCTCATTGAACCTACTGAAGAAAACAGCCGACTAGCGCACGAACATGTCAAGATACTCGACTACCCAAACGGTGAAATCGCCATCCAATACGGGCATCGAAAACTCGAATTCAAAACCTTCGACAAACTCGAGCACGTTCAACAAACCCAAATCGTCGACAACAAACGCCTCGGCCAAGTTTTAAAATTTGCTCAGCAACAACAAGAAGAATTCGAACAACAACAGCAACGAACCCGCAGTAAGAAAGCCCCCAAGCGCCGTGCACAACAAAGAGCCCTTCAAACAGCGCCTCGAGCCATCAACCCTGTCCTCACCGAACCATTCAAAGCTTCCAGTCGAAAGACCTAA